The nucleotide sequence TGCTCGAGAGCATCGAAGCCACCTGCGAGGCCATGGTGATCGCCATCAGCCGGTATCAGCACGTGCTGATCAGCGTCAGTGACGAGGCCACCCGCGAGCGCCTCACGTCACGCTTCGCCGGTTTCGGCGTGCCGGCCGAGCGTCTGCATCTGCATGTGGCGCCGCTGGATGACACCTGGACGCGTGACCACGGCCCCATCACCGTCGAACGTGATGGCCAGCCGGTACTGCTCGACTACACCTTCACCGGCTGGGGCGGCAAGTTCGAAGCCGCCCGTGACAACGCCCTGACCCGAGCGCTGGCCGCTCAAGGGGTCTATGCAAGCCCGGTGGAAAGTCGCGATTTCATTCTGGAAGGCGGCGGTATCGAGACGGATGGCCTGGGGACGCTGTTGACCACCGAGGCCTGCCTGCTCAACGACAATCGCAATGCCGGGCTGAGCCGCGAGCAGGTCGAGGCACAGCTCACGGCCGATTTCGGTGTCTCACGCATCCTGTGGCTGGCCAATGGCCATCTGGAAGGCGATGACACCGACAGTCATGTCGACACCCTGGCGCGCTTCTGCGACCCGCGTACCATCGCCTACGTGCGTTGCGATGATCGCGACGACCCGCACTACCCGGCGCTCAAGGCGATGGAAGCCGAGCTGGAAGACATGCTGGATGCCAATGGCGATCCGTACTTCCTGGTACCGCTGCCATGGCCAGAGGCCTGCTTCGATCCCGAAGATGGCCATCGCCTGCCGGCGACCTATGCCAACTTCCTGATCATCAACGGCGCGGTGCTGGTGCCGACCTATGCCGATCGTCACGACATGATCGCGCTCAAGGCCCTGGCGGGCGCCTTCCCGGGACGTGACATCATCCCGGTCGACTGCCGCGCCGTGATTCGCCAGCATGGCAGTCTGCACTGCATGACCATGCAACTGCCCAAGGGCACCCTGGCCACCTCGAACCTCACTCAAGGAGCACTGTGATGACCACTTCCCGCCGTACACTCAAGGTCGGTGTCGTCCAGCAGCAGGGCTGGCCCGACAAGGATACGAGCCTGGCGGCCAGCGAGGCGGCCATCCGCCGCCTGGCAGCCGGCGGTGCTGAGCTGGTGATGCTGCAGGAGCTGCATGCCAGCCACTATTTCTGCCAGACGGAAGACACCGCGATCTTCGATCTCGCCGAACCCCTCGAAGGCCCGACCACCCAGCGCCTGGCCAGTCTGGCCGCTGAACTCGGTCTGGTCATCGTCGGCTCCATCTTCGAGCGCCGCGCCGCGGGCGTATATCACAATACCGCCGTGGTGCTCGACAAGGCCGATGGCCTGGTCGGCACCTTCCGCAAGATGCACATCCCGGATGATCCCGGCTTCTACGAGAAGTTCTACTTCACGCCGGGTGATGCGCCCAGCGCACAGTCGCCGCGCCGCGGTTTCGAGCCCATCGATACCTCGGTGGGCCGCCTGGGCGTGCAGGTCTGCTGGGATCAGTGGTACCCGGAAGGCGCGCGGCTGATGGCACTGGCCGGTGCCGAGATGCTGCTCTATCCCACCGCCATCGGCTGGGACCCGCGCGATGATGAAGCCGAGCAGACGCGCCAGAAGGATGCCTGGACCCTGATCCAGCGCAGCCACGGCGTCGCCAATGGCGTGCCGGTGATCGTCGCCAATCGGGTCGGCCATGAAGCGGACCCGACGCCTGCCAGCGAAGGAATCCAGTTCTGGGGAGGCAGCTTCGTGTGCGGACCCCAGGGCGAACTGCTGGCGCATGGCGGCACCGAGCCCGAGGAGTTGCTGGTCGAGGTGGATCTGGCGCGTGGCGAGGACGTGCGCCGCATCTGGCCCTATCTGCGTGACCGCCGCATCGATGCCTATGGGGATCTCACCGAACGCTATCGCGATCGCTAGACGCAAGGTCGCGATCAGCTCCTGAGGAAGCCGCGTGTTTCTTGACGACGCTTCCCGCCCGGGAGATGCCAGCCATGCCACGAGGCGCCCTGCGGGGCGCCTCGTTTCGTATCCGCACGCTTGTCTTTCCCGCCAGGCTGCGCTAAACAGGATAACGCGATAAAAAGAGTGTATCCCTCAAGCGCCAACCAGGACGCGGACCATGCCCGAATATCAGCTGATGGCCAGAATAGAGGCGGCCTTCGATGAACAGATCAGCGCAGCCGAACAGGTCATCACTGCCGTCGCGGAGGAGAATTCGCCGCTGTGGCGGCTGGATGGCGGCCATGCCGATCTCGATTGGCTACGGCTCGCGCTGCAGGATGTGTGGTATCAGGATGGGCAGGATGGGCGTGTCACCCGCCCCTATCTGGGCGTGGTGGCGGCAGGCCCGCAGGTGATCCAGGCGGTCGGCGCCCTCAATCTGGCCAAGGAGCATCTGGCGGGACTGTTTGCCGAACTGCGTGAGGCGTATCCCGATCAACTCGCGGAGCTCAAGGCCATCCTGCCCTTCCGCCACCCCGGCCTCAACCAGCACCTGAAGGGCGATGGCCTCGCTCGTCTGCATCTGAAGCAATGCTGGCGGCGCGTACCGGTCGCGGAAGCAGCGGTGGCGCGAGTGCGTTTCGCTTGGTACAGCTCCGGACGCTCCATTCAGCGCGTCAGTGTGCCGGAGTGCGAGGCGATGCTGATGAAACTGGATACCGAGGCCGATCACGTGCGCCTGCAGCTCAGACTGCTGGCGGGCCTGCCCTCTGACGAGATACTGGCACGCATCCAGCCTCAGGCGCCGCTGATGCGCGCCAATCTCTTCTATCGTGAGCCGGTCTTGCGCGAGGATGGCGAGCTGCGCACTCGCCGCGCGATGAACGTCTCGCTACCGCTGTTCCTGCCCCACGATGACCTGCGCCTTCCGGCGCTCAACCAACCCTCACCGACCCCGCCCGCACAGCGCACACGCGCCAGACGCGGAGATGTGCGCATCGAGGACACGCCCTTTCTCAAGAGCCTGCGCGTGCATCGCTATCGCTGATCTCTAGAGCCGGAGAGCCAGTGAGACAGAGAGACTGTGAAGTCGCCTGCTAGAGATCCAGCCCTGATTCCGGCAGGCGCTTGAGGTGCATGCGGCGCGCCAGGCGGATCAACGGCTTGAGCGTCAGCTGCAGCGAGCCGAT is from Cobetia marina and encodes:
- a CDS encoding agmatine deiminase family protein codes for the protein MATRLLAEWHPQDAIQLSWPSPHSDWNEMLESIEATCEAMVIAISRYQHVLISVSDEATRERLTSRFAGFGVPAERLHLHVAPLDDTWTRDHGPITVERDGQPVLLDYTFTGWGGKFEAARDNALTRALAAQGVYASPVESRDFILEGGGIETDGLGTLLTTEACLLNDNRNAGLSREQVEAQLTADFGVSRILWLANGHLEGDDTDSHVDTLARFCDPRTIAYVRCDDRDDPHYPALKAMEAELEDMLDANGDPYFLVPLPWPEACFDPEDGHRLPATYANFLIINGAVLVPTYADRHDMIALKALAGAFPGRDIIPVDCRAVIRQHGSLHCMTMQLPKGTLATSNLTQGAL
- a CDS encoding DNA replication terminus site-binding protein, whose product is MPEYQLMARIEAAFDEQISAAEQVITAVAEENSPLWRLDGGHADLDWLRLALQDVWYQDGQDGRVTRPYLGVVAAGPQVIQAVGALNLAKEHLAGLFAELREAYPDQLAELKAILPFRHPGLNQHLKGDGLARLHLKQCWRRVPVAEAAVARVRFAWYSSGRSIQRVSVPECEAMLMKLDTEADHVRLQLRLLAGLPSDEILARIQPQAPLMRANLFYREPVLREDGELRTRRAMNVSLPLFLPHDDLRLPALNQPSPTPPAQRTRARRGDVRIEDTPFLKSLRVHRYR
- a CDS encoding carbon-nitrogen hydrolase; the protein is MTTSRRTLKVGVVQQQGWPDKDTSLAASEAAIRRLAAGGAELVMLQELHASHYFCQTEDTAIFDLAEPLEGPTTQRLASLAAELGLVIVGSIFERRAAGVYHNTAVVLDKADGLVGTFRKMHIPDDPGFYEKFYFTPGDAPSAQSPRRGFEPIDTSVGRLGVQVCWDQWYPEGARLMALAGAEMLLYPTAIGWDPRDDEAEQTRQKDAWTLIQRSHGVANGVPVIVANRVGHEADPTPASEGIQFWGGSFVCGPQGELLAHGGTEPEELLVEVDLARGEDVRRIWPYLRDRRIDAYGDLTERYRDR